The proteins below are encoded in one region of Prevotella melaninogenica ATCC 25845:
- a CDS encoding FG-GAP repeat protein has product MKKVKSLVFLLSLCMILLSCTDKKPVSQAQESSVQQEDSVPVKKVDSVKVAKKQPLTYKILVPFNYRLCNPDTIINRNWVELYKDGKDYYVGKARYGIEMREDMCSSTIPTYLAEKRNTILFVNQLPIKKGKVKIADIAFSDSTYLEPGSVRNFTFAGKHYKLEAKAQGESQLKNYTLLLNGERIVREARVDAASFALLFAGDLDGDGKLDLVLSLPTDYEELRVALFLSSCAPPGLQMGKVAEIEDDFSC; this is encoded by the coding sequence ATGAAGAAAGTTAAGTCTCTTGTCTTTTTGTTGAGTCTTTGTATGATACTTCTTTCTTGTACTGATAAGAAGCCCGTTAGTCAGGCGCAGGAGTCGTCTGTGCAACAGGAAGATAGTGTGCCTGTAAAGAAGGTTGATAGTGTTAAGGTAGCAAAGAAGCAGCCACTAACATATAAGATTCTTGTTCCTTTTAATTATCGTTTATGTAATCCAGATACGATAATCAACCGAAATTGGGTTGAACTCTATAAAGATGGGAAGGATTATTATGTTGGTAAAGCTCGGTATGGTATTGAGATGAGAGAGGATATGTGCTCAAGTACTATTCCAACATACTTGGCAGAAAAGCGAAACACGATATTGTTTGTCAATCAGTTGCCAATAAAGAAGGGCAAAGTTAAGATTGCTGATATTGCATTTTCAGATAGTACTTACTTGGAACCAGGCTCTGTAAGGAATTTTACTTTTGCAGGAAAGCATTACAAGTTAGAGGCAAAGGCGCAGGGAGAAAGCCAATTAAAAAACTATACATTATTGCTCAATGGAGAACGAATAGTTAGGGAGGCAAGGGTCGATGCAGCAAGTTTTGCACTTCTGTTTGCAGGTGATTTGGATGGAGATGGGAAGTTAGACCTTGTTCTTTCCTTACCTACAGATTATGAAGAACTCCGTGTTGCCTTGTTCTTATCATCTTGTGCGCCT
- a CDS encoding C69 family dipeptidase, giving the protein MKTNKVQIEHKLPSECTTIIIGQEQTADGSMIVARSEDWDAMEAKNYEIFEDTDNGPREFVAKDSPFRCELPEKALGYSALSPYNLHGHWGSAGFNTAGVGMSATESIFSSDEVLKHDPLVENGVAENSVFNITLPYVHTAREGVERLGMLIEKYGIAEGFGIGFVDSKEIWYLETACGHRWLACRMPKDQYFVTGNQSRFRTYDPNDKENYLASADLIEFAEKHGLYNPAQGAFDFHEAYARDIKLDTTYNYPRVWGLQQFFSPEIKNDVTKNTFPVFAKAAHKVTLTELRTAFRFHYDNTEHDPYLNSNPKEPYRPVSIFRTTQTHLLQVRPELPQAIGCVNYVAMGMADLGVFLPLYQGITSYPEAYTKGNGESSDDSAYWKFRKIMVLGMTNYNKYAPIIKEAYAKFEAETDQRQREMEEEYLRIYKTQPLHAQDLLQEFSDKILNSALDLADRLQEKLFTLMTQDIQQEYLFHGA; this is encoded by the coding sequence ATGAAAACAAACAAAGTGCAAATTGAGCACAAACTTCCTTCAGAGTGTACAACCATCATCATTGGTCAAGAACAGACTGCTGATGGTTCTATGATAGTAGCGCGTTCAGAGGACTGGGACGCTATGGAAGCTAAGAATTACGAGATTTTTGAAGATACGGACAATGGTCCACGTGAGTTCGTTGCAAAGGATAGCCCTTTCCGTTGCGAACTCCCAGAGAAGGCTTTGGGCTATTCTGCCCTTTCTCCGTATAATCTTCACGGTCATTGGGGCAGTGCTGGTTTCAACACAGCAGGTGTGGGAATGAGCGCTACGGAGAGTATCTTCAGTAGTGACGAGGTATTGAAACACGACCCATTGGTAGAGAATGGTGTGGCAGAGAACTCTGTCTTCAACATTACCCTACCTTACGTCCACACCGCCCGCGAAGGTGTTGAGCGATTGGGTATGCTCATCGAGAAGTATGGTATTGCTGAAGGCTTCGGCATTGGCTTTGTAGATAGCAAGGAGATATGGTACTTGGAGACAGCTTGTGGCCATCGTTGGTTGGCTTGCCGTATGCCAAAAGATCAGTATTTCGTTACTGGTAACCAGAGCCGCTTCCGTACATACGACCCTAATGATAAGGAAAATTACCTCGCATCAGCCGACTTGATTGAGTTTGCCGAGAAGCATGGACTTTACAATCCAGCACAGGGTGCCTTTGATTTCCATGAGGCTTACGCACGTGATATCAAACTCGACACTACCTATAACTATCCACGTGTATGGGGTTTGCAGCAGTTCTTCTCTCCAGAGATTAAGAATGACGTAACAAAGAACACCTTCCCTGTCTTTGCAAAAGCTGCTCATAAGGTCACACTGACCGAACTTCGCACGGCATTCCGCTTCCACTACGACAATACGGAGCACGACCCATATCTCAATAGCAATCCGAAGGAACCTTACCGTCCTGTCTCTATCTTCCGTACCACACAGACCCATCTCTTGCAGGTACGCCCAGAGCTGCCACAGGCTATCGGTTGTGTGAATTACGTTGCTATGGGAATGGCAGACCTCGGTGTGTTCCTCCCACTCTATCAGGGCATCACTTCTTATCCAGAGGCTTACACGAAGGGTAATGGTGAGTCAAGTGATGACTCAGCTTATTGGAAGTTCCGCAAGATAATGGTATTGGGTATGACCAACTATAACAAGTATGCTCCTATCATCAAGGAGGCGTATGCAAAGTTTGAAGCTGAGACCGATCAGCGTCAACGTGAGATGGAAGAAGAATATCTACGCATCTACAAGACGCAACCTCTCCATGCACAAGACCTGTTACAGGAGTTCTCTGATAAGATTCTTAACAGTGCACTCGACCTTGCCGATCGTCTACAAGAGAAACTCTTTACACTGATGACACAAGACATTCAGCAGGAGTATCTCTTCCACGGAGCATAA